In one Lolium rigidum isolate FL_2022 chromosome 3, APGP_CSIRO_Lrig_0.1, whole genome shotgun sequence genomic region, the following are encoded:
- the LOC124703742 gene encoding histone-binding protein MSI1 homolog — protein MPKAGGAGGGGEEEEFRAEVEERLINEEYKIWKKNTPFLYDLVITHALEWPSLTVQWLPDRAEPAGKDHSVQKMILGTHTSDNEPNYLMLAQVQLPLDDAEADARHYEDDHADVGGFGAASGKVQIVQQINHDGEVNRARYMPQNSFIIATKTVSAEVYVFDYSKHPSKPPLDGACNPDLRLKGHNSEGYGLSWSVFKEGHLLSGSDDAQICLWDIQSNGQKKTLDAFQIFKYHDGVVEDVAWHLRHEYLFGSVGDDHHLLIWDLRSPSPTKPVQSVVAHQGEVNCLAFNPFNEWVVATGSTDKTVKLFDLRKIDTSLHTFDCHKEEVFQVGWSPKNETILASCCLGRRLMVWDLSRIDQEQTPEDAEDGPPELLFIHGGHTSKISDFSWNPCEDWVLASVAEDNILQIWQMAENIYHDEDDLPSDEPAKASLNP, from the exons ATGCCGAAGGCCGGCggcgccgggggcggcggcgaggaggaggagttccGCGCCGAGGTGGAGGAGCGGCTCATCAACGAGGAGTACAAGATCTGGAAGAAGAACACGCCCTTCCTCTACGACCTCGTCATCACCCACGCGCTCGAGTGGCCCTCGCTCACCGTCCAGTGGCTCCCCGACCGCGCCGAGCCCGCAGGCAAGGACCACTCCGTGCAGAAGATGATCCTCGGCACCCACACCTCCGACAACGAGCCCAACTACCTCATGCTCGCGCAGGTCCAGCTCCCGCTCGACGACGCCGAGGCCGACGCGCGCCACTACGAGGACGACCACGCAGACGTCGGGGGGTTCGGGGCCGCGTCAGGAAAG GTGCAAATAGTTCAACAGATAAATCATGATGGAGAAGTGAACCGAGCTCGATATATGCCCCAAAATTCATTTATAATTGCTACCAAGACAGTCAGTGCAGAAGTGTATGTCTTTGATTATAGCAAGCACCCATCAAAGCCTCCGCTAGATGGTGCATGCAATCCTGACTTACGTCTGAAGGGACACAACTCTGAAGGATATGGCTTGTCTTGGAGTGTCTTTAAAGAGGGCCATTTGCTGAGTGGATCTGATGATGCCCAAATTTGCTTATGGGACATCCAATCAAATGGTCAAAAGAAAACTCTTGATGCATTTCAGATCTTTAAG TATCATGATGGCGTCGTTGAAGATGTTGCTTGGCATTTGAGGCATGAATACTTATTTGGCTCAGTCGGCGACGATCATCATCTGCTAATTTGGGATTTACGTAGTCCTTCACCTACCAAGCCTGTACAGTCTGTGGTGGCACACCAGGGTGAG GTGAACTGCCTGGCTTTCAATCCTTTCAATGAATGGGTTGTTGCAACTGGTTCAACTGACAAGACTGTAAAATTATTTGATCTTCGGAAGATTGACACTTCGCTGCACACCTTTGACTGTCATAA AGAGGAAGTATTTCAAGTTGGATGGAGCCCAAAGAATGAAACTATACTTGCATCTTGTTGTCTGGGCAGAAGGCTGATGGTTTGGGATCTAAGCAG AATTGATCAGGAGCAAACACCAGAAGATGCGGAGGATGGCCCTCCTGAGCTCTTGTTCATTCATGGAGGCCATACAAGCAAAATCTCCGACTTCTCCTGGAACCCGTGTGAGGACTGGGTGCTTGCTAGcgttgctgaagacaacatccttcAGATATGGCAAATGGCGGAGAACATCTACCATGACGAGGATGACCTTCCGAGCGATGAGCCGGCAAAGGCTTCTTTAAACCCTTGA